Part of the Gossypium raimondii isolate GPD5lz unplaced genomic scaffold, ASM2569854v1 Contig00047, whole genome shotgun sequence genome is shown below.
CAACTGCACTCCACAGATCAAGTGCTTGgaggtaagttttcattttaactaCCCAAATGTGGTAGTTTTCTCCAGCAAAACTGGTGGTGGAGGAGGTGCAAAGCTCATGTTGTTGGAACTGGTTTGACAAACACgatttttgagtttattttgaaacaaaaaaatttaaacaacagAGGTCCTCAAAGACAAGAGGCTCTGAGAAAAAGACAGCAGCAACTAAGCAAAATTCAAACAGCCAAGACTAAAGCTCATTAAcagcaaaacaaaacaaaaagaacaaaCTGAAAATCCAAAGAGAAGCAGCGAGTAACCGAATGAGAAAGTCCTAgctttcatttccatttcaaaatataaagggattacaaaaataataataataagttagtTACCTAAACTGTAACTGCTCCTACCAAATTTGGTAAGTTGccaactaaaatattacaaagaaAAGCTGAAAAAATTCAACTGTTACATCCATCaatttcaaatctaaaatactAGTTTTAGATATCAAGCAACTTGCCAACTTGTTAAtatcaaaaaaatacaaaatttaaacaaaagaaagttGCTTCTGGTTCAATCTTCAAACAGACATGCTGCTGCTGCTCACGATGCTGGTAGTTTGTTGCATTGCAGACCAATGCTCAACAGTTTCTTCCACTTGCATCGGAAAGATCTAGCAGACATTTTGGTGGTTATCAACAAAACAGAGAAGGCATCTGAAGGGTTTCGCTTTCTCAGATGTCTAGGGAAAAGGAAAGTCTGCCTGGGTGTTTGGATTATCCTGCTTTTATTTAACGTTTGTTTATTGCATATTTTCTGTTTTGTCTAGGCTCTAAATGATttggaatttgttttattaatataatccagccattcatatttcaaaaaataaaaataataatgggtCCAAACCTGATCAATTCACTAGACTACACACAAACATCAAATCTTGAACTTCTGATTTTTGAAAGGTTGTACCAAATTAGTGGATGTTCATCCATCAATTAGAGTGCTTAGGAACCTTaaacttttgaatttaagagaTTGTAAAAGTCTCAAGAGTCTTCCGACTGAAATTGGAATGGAATCTCTAGAAACATTAATTCTTTCGGGTTGCTCAGGTCTTGTAAGGTTTCCGGAGATTGATGGGAAAATGGAACGTCTAAAAACTCTAGATCTTTCTGGTTGTTATAGAGTGGAAAATTGATCGGAGAATTTGCAGCAAGCAAAGTTTTTGGAGCTCGACTTGAGTGAAACAGCCATAGCAGAACCACCatcctttatttttcaatttaaaaatcttaaagttCTTTCTTTCAATGGGCGCAAGGGACCATCATATAAGTTACTACCAAATTTGCCTTCTCTTTTCAAGGTAATCCAAGGAAGAAGGACGAATCCCATGGCTCAGATGTTGCCTTTGTTGTCAGGTTTGAGTTCTTTAAGAGAGCTAAAACTAAGGGACTGCAATCTTTGTGAAGGAGATCTTCCACGTGATATTTATGGTCTATCCTCTTTGTGGCCTCTTGATCTTAGTGGTAACAATTTCATCAGCATACTTGCATCTCTTACTCGACTCTCGAAGCTCGGAAATCTTATATTGTCAAATTGCAACATGTGCACTCTTGGTGAAGCAGATATTCATGGTGATATTTCTGGTATATCCTCTTTGATACGTTTTGATCTTAGTGGTAAGAATTTCATCACCATTCCTTTGGCTCTTACTCAACTTTCCAGGCTCAAATTGCTTAAATTGTCAGGTTGCAAGATGCTTAAATCGTTGCCTGAGCTACCAACAAGTATAGCAGCTGTGCATATAGATGGTTGTTCTTGACTTGAAGTAGTTGCAAGTCCATCAAAAGTATGCAATTTAGTGGGCTGTGATGACATTAGTGCCATTAACTGCTTCAAATTGGCTGAGAAAATCAATGCATTAACTCAAAGTTGGGAATTCCGGTAATTGCAAAATGGAAGTGGTGGAAAAGAAAACACTACCATCTGTGGAGTTCTTGAATTGGATTGGATTCTTGTAGAAGATGTGACCTTTTGTATGGGTTGTAAAATTAGTCAGTTTAAAGAGCCCACTTGAACCTACGCCCGCAAGTTCGCCAACATTCAAGTAACCATTGAAACTGAAGTACTGACCCTGATTGATATCTGAAGATGCAGGAGGAAAAGCAACACACGCATGATCAAACacacaaaaaatatatacaatagaCATTTAGATAACCAATCAGTTAGGTAATGAGCAGCCTTGATTTCATAATCATCAAACCCAACATTTAGATCATACAAAGAGAGAAATTTTATAAGGGTACAGTAGAACCTGTCTTTTGTTGACTGAGCTGCAGTGAAAATGCATTCGCAAGAACGATCTTTTCGATTCTAAGGAGCTCATAGAAGTATTCCAcgaatatatttgattttcaacctggaaaaaaataattactactATAATTATAATTGACAGCAATAAATGCACGTACACTTTTTCAACAAATCATAAGGCATGGTACGAGGTAAACTCCAATTTGAATTCACATCCCTTAGAACCCCTTCAATCACCGTGACACCAATATTAATGTCGGTTGTCTCATTCGAATTAAGCTGAACCCAACCTTCCTTGGGATGTCACCATTGCTTTGCAGCTCTGGAGATCATTGtaacaaaaatattagaagACCCTATGTGAGTTGAACTTTTAGCCCAAGATAGACTAGACATAACAACTTCCCCATTGCTGTTACTTGCATCTTTAAACACAAAAGCATTACGACACTTCCAAAGACATCAACAAATAATAGGAAACAAAGTCGACCAGTCTATTCCCTCAACATCAATCTGCCCAATATTCTTTAATTTCCAAATAAGTTAATCCTTAATATGCAAAAACCTGCTAAGATCATCTGGAACAAGATTATTCCAAACATTAATCTTAGCAAAAGAAAAATCCCTC
Proteins encoded:
- the LOC105761514 gene encoding disease resistance-like protein DSC1, producing the protein HAAAAHDAGSLLHCRPMLNSFFHLHRKDLADILVVINKTEKASEGFRFLRCLGKRKQAKFLELDLSETAIAEPPSFIFQFKNLKVLSFNGRKGPSYKLLPNLPSLFKVIQGRRTNPMAQMLPLLSGLSSLRELKLRDCNLCEGDLPRDIYGLSSLWPLDLSGNNFISILASLTRLSKLGNLILSNCNMCTLGEADIHGDISGISSLIRFDLSGKNFITIPLALTQLSRLKLLKLSGCKMLKSLPELPTSIAAVHIDGCS